A window of Motilibacter peucedani genomic DNA:
TACCCTGGGCGCGTACCCGAGGTCCCTCGACGAGGAGTTCCACCAGCATGCTCCAGCGGATGTCGACGTTGTTCCTGCGCACGCTGCGCGAGGACCCGGCCGACGCCGAGGTCGCGAGCCACCGCCTCCTCGTGCGCGCCGGCTACGTGCGCCGTGCCGCGCCCGGCATCTACAGCTGGCTGCCGGTCGGCTGGCAGGTGCTGCGCAACGTCGAGCGGGTCGTGCGCGAGGAGATGGAGCGGTCCGGTGCCCAGGAGGTGCACTTCCCGGCGCTGCTGCCGCGCGAGCCCTACGAGGCGACGGGGCGCTGGACCGAGTACGGCGAGAACCTCTTCCGCCTGCACGACCGCAAGGGCGGTGACTACCTGCTCGGGCCGACGCACGAGGAGATGTTCACCCTGCTGGTGAAGGACCTCTACTCCTCCTACAAGGACCTGCCGCTCTCGCTGTTCCAGATCCAGAACAAGTACCGCGACGAGGCCCGACCGCGCGCCGGCATCCTGCGCGGTCGCGAGTTCGTCATGAAGGACAGCTACTCCTTCGACGTCGACGACGCCGGCCTCCAGGTGTCCTACGACTCCCACCGGGTGGCCTACCAGCGCATCTTCGAGCGGCTCGGCCTCGACTACGTCATCGTCTCGGCGGTCTCCGGCGCCATGGGCGGGTCGGCCTCGGAGGAGTTCCTCGCGCCGTGCGAGGCGGGCGAGGACACGTTCGTACGCTGCACGTCCTGCGACTACGCCGCCAACACCGAGGCGGTGCGCACACCGGTGCCGCCGGCCCTCGACACCTCCGCCGCGCCGGCTTCCCGCGTGGTCGACACCCCGTCGACGCCGAGCATCGCGACGCTGGTCGACCTGCTCAACGCCACGGACGACCTGCGCCGCGGGGACCGGGAGTGGACCGCGGCCGACACGCTGAAGAACGTCGTCGTGACGCTCGTGCACCCGGACGGCACGCGCGAGCCGCTGGTCGTCGGCGTTCCGGGAGACCGGGAGGTCGACGCCAAGCGGCTCGAGGCGGCGGTCTCGCCGGCCGAGGTGGAGGCGTTCACCGACGAGGACTTCGCCAAGCACCCGGCGCTCGTGCGCGGCTACATCGGGCCCGGGGCGCTGGGCGAGCAGAGCGCGTCAGGCATCCGCTACCTCGTCGACCCGCGCGTGGTCGAGGGAAGCGAGTGGGTCACCGGTGCCGACGAGACCGGCAAGCACGTGGTCCACCTGGTGGCCGGCCGCGACTTCACCGCCAACGGCACGATCGAGGCGGCCGAGGTGCGCGAGGGCGACCCGTGCCCGGTCGACGGCGCGCCGCTGACGATCGCGCGGGGCATCGAGATCGGCCACATCTTCCAGCTCGGGCGCAAGTACGCCGACGCGCTGGGCCTCAAGGTGCTCGACGCCAACGGCAAGCAGGTCACCGTGACGATGGGCTCCTACGGCATCGGCGTCTCGCGCGCGGTGGCGGCGATCGCGGAGCAGACCTCTGACGAGCTCGGCCTGGTCTGGCCGCGCGAGGTGGCGCCGGCCGACGTCCACGTGGTGGCCACGGGCAAGGACGCGTCGGTCTTCGACGAGGCCGAGCGCCTCGCGACCGGGCTCGAGGCGGCCGGTCGCCGGGTGCTGCTCGACGACCGGCGCGGGGTCTCGCCCGGCGTGAAGTTCAAGGACGCCGAGCTGCTGGGCGTGCCGACGATCGTCGTCGTCGGCAAGGGCCTCGCGACCGGTGTCGTCGAGCTGCGCGACCGGCGCACCGGCGAGAAGCAGGAGATCGCGGTCGAGGGCGCCGTCGAGGCCGTGGCCGCCGCCTCGGCGAGCTGACCCGGGCCGACCCGGAGCGAGCGGCGTGCCCGACGGCTGGGCGGTCCTCGCGCTGTGCGGCGCGTCCCTGCTCGCCGGCTGGGTCGACGCCGTCGGCGGCGGGGGAGGGCTCGTGCAGCTGCCGGCCCTGCTCGTCCTCGCCCCTGGCGCGAGCCCGGTGCAGGTGCTCGCGACCAACAAGCTGTCAGGTGCCTGCGGCACAGCGGTCGCGGCCTGGACC
This region includes:
- a CDS encoding proline--tRNA ligase, whose amino-acid sequence is MLQRMSTLFLRTLREDPADAEVASHRLLVRAGYVRRAAPGIYSWLPVGWQVLRNVERVVREEMERSGAQEVHFPALLPREPYEATGRWTEYGENLFRLHDRKGGDYLLGPTHEEMFTLLVKDLYSSYKDLPLSLFQIQNKYRDEARPRAGILRGREFVMKDSYSFDVDDAGLQVSYDSHRVAYQRIFERLGLDYVIVSAVSGAMGGSASEEFLAPCEAGEDTFVRCTSCDYAANTEAVRTPVPPALDTSAAPASRVVDTPSTPSIATLVDLLNATDDLRRGDREWTAADTLKNVVVTLVHPDGTREPLVVGVPGDREVDAKRLEAAVSPAEVEAFTDEDFAKHPALVRGYIGPGALGEQSASGIRYLVDPRVVEGSEWVTGADETGKHVVHLVAGRDFTANGTIEAAEVREGDPCPVDGAPLTIARGIEIGHIFQLGRKYADALGLKVLDANGKQVTVTMGSYGIGVSRAVAAIAEQTSDELGLVWPREVAPADVHVVATGKDASVFDEAERLATGLEAAGRRVLLDDRRGVSPGVKFKDAELLGVPTIVVVGKGLATGVVELRDRRTGEKQEIAVEGAVEAVAAASAS